The sequence CAGCTTCAACCAGTTGCGGGTGACGCGCTTGCGCGATCGGCTTATTTGCTTATCCGAGCACACGCGACGCGCCATTCCGGTGATCTGGGAAGCGTGGGGGTCTGCATGAATTCATTGCGATTTGCCGAGTGCAAGTCCCCTCGACCGTCGAGATGGTCAGGACGCTATTGCGAGCACATTCGGATGCGGTAGTGGCCGGAATAGCCTCAGCAACTTTGCCTCTCAACCCGGACGATGTTCCGGTCGCAAAGCTGTAGCAGAACCGCTGAAGCCGCAATCACCGTTCACCTATCATTTCAGAGGCAGATCGACTTTCAAAGGCGAGGTCCGACAATGATCATGAACAATCTGACGAGCTAATCGAGGAGGCAACACTGCATGCGGCGTGCGGTTCGTCGTGCACGGCCAGCTCGCGCTCAACATCGTCCAAATTCGTCAGTCACTACTCACCACAAGCCAAAAAGGTGGCGTGCGGCGACGGAATTTACCTCCACGAATATTCCATCATTCGACAGGTGCCATAAGTCTCTGCCTCTGGTCTCGGCGAGCGGAGACTGGAAGATCCGACTTTGCAATCACGTCTATCTGAGCAAGCCCCCGCTCCTTATAAGAAGCGCTTGGGATAGCTCTCACAGCAACCTTCAATTGTTCTGCCAAATTCTCTCTTTTGCGGAATACCGCGGCAACGTTCTCGAACGGATACGCCTCTTTCAGTGCGGCTTTATCGCCGTCCGAAAGCGTCATGTTTTCCGACGTTATATAGCAAAGACTGCGCGCGCCTCCTACGTACATCCAATCCGGGAAATGATACAGCATAATAGAGTGAGGATCAAATACAGCACTCGTGTATCTGCCGTCGTTCACTAGACGTCGCATGTTAAAATCAACTGTTTCCTTCGACCAAGAATTGGGCGGTTGTGCCAGGGAAGCGTATATTTCATCCCATTTGAACTCGTTCTCGCAGGGAGCTTGCGTGTTCTGATGTTCGTGATGAAATCCCAGAGCGTGCCCGAACTCATGAAGAACTACCTGGGAGAACTTGGGTTCATTCGGTGGTACGATATCATATCCTTCGAGATTCATCGATTGCTCATACTGGTCAGCGAGATTAACGCTATCTTGTCCTACGAGCGACCAGTACCCCCGGTATTCAAAGCCAATTCTGATGTGAAACAACATTGATCTTGGATCCGAACGCTGTTCGGAGCCTGCCTTAGATTCTGCATCCGATTGCTTGGTATCCGGTTCGGAGCCTGCCACAACCGCCTGAAGCCCCGATGGGCAAAGTTGAGGGCTCAGAGGATTTCCGAAATTAAAACGAATGTTTCCAAATTTCGCCCATTCAGAGGCGGCCTCCGCTATTCGAGTTCGAAGGTCCCGTGTGCCGCTCACAAAGCAAACGTTTAACAATGTTCCTGGCGACCATTCCTTGAGTATTTCAAGGACGGCTCTCGCCTGTTTCCCAGCACCTGGCGGCAAGACACTCTGCTCTTGTCGCTCCACACGTGCCCTAAGGTGAGGCGGCAGCCCTTCATAGATCTCAGTCCTTCGCGGTTCGACTAAGGCCCTTTGATCTCTTCCCGGTGATGGGATTCTCAGTGGAGCAACTGCTTGAGCAGAAGAAAACGTTCGTACTGTGAGCTGCCCTGGCTGCCCTGGTTCAGACGGCGGCGTCGGTGGAAGCGGAGTCCGTGCCTCCGATCCAACGGGTATTGGACTTCGTCTCTCCGCCGCTTGTGTTGCAGGACCGGGTGAAGCAACAACGGCGGCGCACACCTCAGGGATGACTGCGCACAAGTTCTCGATTGCTCCTTTCACATCACGTATTATATCACCGGCTTTGTTGATAATCTCAACTAGTCGCCACTTTGGCGAATAAAATACTTTAAGCTCCAATTTGTTGATCGTCGGCCATTGCGAGGGATCTTCTAAGATGTACTCGTAGGTTTCGCTACGATCTGAACCAGAGCCGTACGGTACGAGCTTTCCATCTACGCCGTATTGCTGTAGCGGCGTAATAGCGATTGGTCCCACTGGACTGTAAAAAATAACAGCCATGCCTGCGGTTGCTCCTAGCCATTCAGAGTTCGTCCATACATGTGTTAAGACCCTCACCTTTCCAGTCTGTCGTTCGTAGACTGCTCGTCCCTCGGCATGTCTGCCGGCACCAAAGTCCTGTGGAGGAACGACGTCTGAAAGAGTTCGTGATGTTGAGGAGAATTGCCAAGTGCAGTCGCTATTGTCCGGCGCGCAGATGTTGGACAATCGTAGTGTCGTACCAAATTGTGCACCACCCGACGCGTTTATTGCGAGCGTCTTATCTTGGTCGCTAATGAACATGCCGTTCTGATAGGTCCAGGTACAATCTTTGTTATCCGGCCGGCAATCAGCCGTTAGCTTTAGTTCAGTGCCATCTCGGGCGCCTCCAGAAGCATTGATTGCTAAGCTTGAATTTCTGTCACTGGTAAGCATTCCTTGACTGTAGGTCCAGCGGCAGTCTGGATTCGTGGTCTCGCAGCCATCGTGCAGTCGCAAAGCGGTACCCTCTTCCGCACCGCCCCAAGCATTTATCGCTAGGGTAGAATTCCGATTACTGAAGATTAATTCTCCTGCAAGTGCTTGGTTCGCGTTTGACGTCAGCACACCGACTGCACCCCAGAGGAGGATTTGGGTTGAAACGGACGCGACTCTTGGAAACTGGAACATCGTGAACTCCCTGCACATGCACCAACTATCGGCAAAGGTGTAGCCGGCCGGCTGCGAGAGATGCTTAGCGGATCGCCCACGTTTTGAGATCTGGTCTCAATAAATGGGCGACATTACATGCAAAGCTCGCCAAAAATGGCGACCGTCCGGGCCACCAAAGCGATAGTTGATCCAGGCCGCTTGGGGCGGTCGCTGTTGCCAGTTCACTGTTGTGGTGGTTTAAAGATTGTCCGCAACACTAGTATCTGCGCCCTACATGCGCTCCAGTGGGCGCACTTCCGTCGCGTTGTTGGATAGCAGACCCTGATCCCGATGTGACTCTCGCTACCAGAAAGCGGCTGAAAAAGCGGCGCACTTCTTCCAAGGGCTATTGTCCTGCAGTACAACCTGAGAGTCTAGACAGCCGGGCTGTCTATTCGCGAGCGGCAAAAGGAAGCAGTTAGCACGTTTTGGTGCGGTGGTCCGACCAATTCATGGGTTTCGAACTAGCATTGCCCCGCCGTATCGCACGCCAAGCTAGTCTCAAATGTTTTCGCAGAATGCCCGAAACTCAATGACGACGATGCAGGAGCTAAAGGGCGAGAAGACCGAGCAGACCTTAAATACACTCGCAAAGCTTTTTGGTCTGGCAATCGAAGAAGTGAGTAAGAGCGCAGTGGCCTTGTTTCAATTGACTTCTTCAAAAAGAAAGGATCGCGGAGCAATCCTACTTTTTGGCTGCCTTTTCTGTACCGAGATGCGCTTTGATTCCAGGTCTAGCTGAGGACTGAAGAAGCCGGCTCGTCATGCGGACATCTACCTACGGTCCGGTTCTCCTCCGAGAGCGCTTGCGGGAGCTAATACGCAGTTCGGCTGAGTGCCAACAGCGACTTCCACGCCTATCGCATGGCAGCGCGGAAGTTCAGTGCCACCGGATCGAGATGCACTTCCTCCAGACCGTAGCCGTGGTGCGGAGTTGCGCGAAGATTATTCGAACGGGCTGCGAAGATTGCCTGAGCGGCGCTATCGAAGCTCTTGAGTCGACTCGGGTCATGGCCGCCAGCACCGCGCCCGTCCAAGTACTAAAATCCTTCGCTATAATATCTTGACCGCTATGTCCTTGAGACGCCCGATCACGTCGGGCGACAATTGCCTTGATCGTGGAACTCGAATCGAGTGGCTGGTTGCTGTGGGTGCTCGAGTGGTTCGCGGGTTCGCCACGCTACTGCATCTGCACCATCGATTTGCAGCCGCAGGTTGACAAGCGAACCTAGATTTGCTACTCTGTTACGGACGTGTTGGCCTAGTTATTGGGCCCACGATCCGGCCGTAGTGCAATAGCGCCTCGCTGGAGTACAAGGTTCGCCCGTCTGCCTTAGCGCGGAAAACTGCCCGAGGGTGCAAGGGTGTGGGCAATGATCACCGCACCGCAATCCTCTCGCCTTAACAACCACCTCGATCGGTGCGCCGCTGCTTGAGCGCATCTTACATGCTGACTGCCGTGCGCTGCAAGCGCACGCGCAGCGCGGGCTCGCGGCATCGCGAGTGACGAGTCGCATTTCACTAGCATCCGGAAGATTTCACTAGCATCCAGATTTCACTAGCATCCAGGAGGGAGAAAATGCGTACGATCGTTCTCAAACGGATGGCCACGGTTGCGTTGTTCCTCGCAGGTTTGACAGACGCGGAGGCTCAGCTGCGGCGTGAAAACCCTCCGGTCGAAACATTTAGGCAGGCGGTTCCTAGACTGGAGGAGACGATACGGAATTTGGACATTCCGGAATCGCAAAAGTCGCGGCTGCTAGCGGGTTTGCCGAGAATTTGGGGCGGATACGAAACCTCAATTGAAGAGAACCCTTGGCAGGTGGCCCTTATCAAAGGGCTTGTCGCGGACGCTCGAGTGCAATTCTGCGGAGGTGCCATCATCGATCCCGAATGGGTCATCACCGCCGCCCATTGCATGGACAACTTCATCGTGAATAAGGCTCCGGCTCGAGTGAACGTCGTTGCTGGCACGACGCGTTATAAATCTGGAGGGGAACGCGTCGCTGTGAAGCGAATCTTTGTTCATCCAGACTGGAACAGCGCGGCTATGGACAATGATGTCGCACTGCTGCAACTGAGTCGGCGTCTGACATTGACCGGGAATAACATGCGGCCAATCGCGTTGGTAGCGGCTGGCACTATTCTTACTGACGGTATTCCGGTTACGGTCTCAGGCTGGGGTGTTACCGAGGAGGGTACAGGCTCCGATGCACTTTTGGGCGTCAGCGTGCCCTTAGTCGCCAATAGCGTCTGCAATGAAAGAGACAGCTA is a genomic window of Bradyrhizobium sp. CCGB12 containing:
- a CDS encoding serine protease translates to MRTIVLKRMATVALFLAGLTDAEAQLRRENPPVETFRQAVPRLEETIRNLDIPESQKSRLLAGLPRIWGGYETSIEENPWQVALIKGLVADARVQFCGGAIIDPEWVITAAHCMDNFIVNKAPARVNVVAGTTRYKSGGERVAVKRIFVHPDWNSAAMDNDVALLQLSRRLTLTGNNMRPIALVAAGTILTDGIPVTVSGWGVTEEGTGSDALLGVSVPLVANSVCNERDSYGGRVTANMFCAGYRAGGHDSCQGDSGGPVWTTISGRETLYGVVSFGDGCALKLKYGVYTRVANYTAWVQRTMRGPREEDSTVRMSAAPSETSGGATARTSASPTSGTPNELDVNESEWSQLPQNEKDAIEAILRQSRLIDDVVIVPRSDTPRSIDDPSDPRISLCGPVKWVCRRGCEAAAAVAVTACGTATAGVGVPVCVSLAERGTDACKKRCKC